A window of the Proteus terrae subsp. cibarius genome harbors these coding sequences:
- a CDS encoding MBL fold metallo-hydrolase, translating into MMYHIVPVTNYMQNCTLIWCDETKEAAIVDPGGDVETLIAEIEARQLTLTKVLLTHGHFDHIAGTSQIVEHFNVPVYGPHKDDNFLLEELEQQCRMFNFPCGKSFTPDSWLNEGDTVTIGKTISLAVLHCPGHTPGHIIFVNHQNKIISMGDVLFKESIGRTDFPRGNHADLIASIKNKVLPLGDDYLFIPGHGSMSNLGHERQFNPFLQDEMPIW; encoded by the coding sequence ATGATGTATCACATTGTACCTGTGACAAATTATATGCAAAATTGCACCCTTATTTGGTGCGATGAAACGAAGGAAGCGGCAATTGTTGATCCCGGTGGAGATGTCGAAACGCTAATTGCGGAAATCGAGGCACGCCAATTAACATTAACCAAAGTATTATTAACACACGGACACTTTGATCATATTGCAGGCACCTCTCAAATTGTCGAGCACTTCAATGTTCCTGTTTATGGTCCTCATAAAGATGATAATTTCTTATTAGAGGAATTAGAACAGCAGTGTCGTATGTTTAATTTTCCTTGTGGAAAATCATTTACACCAGATAGTTGGTTAAATGAGGGTGATACCGTAACAATCGGTAAAACAATTTCGTTAGCTGTTTTACATTGTCCTGGGCATACACCGGGGCATATTATTTTTGTAAATCATCAGAATAAGATTATCTCTATGGGAGATGTATTATTCAAAGAAAGTATTGGTCGTACCGATTTCCCACGTGGAAACCATGCTGATCTTATTGCTTCAATCAAAAATAAAGTCTTACCTTTAGGCGATGATTATCTGTTTATTCCGGGACATGGCTCTATGTCTAATTTAGGGCATGAGCGTCAATTTAACCCTTTCTTACAAGATGAAATGCCAATCTGGTAA
- a CDS encoding amino acid aminotransferase, giving the protein MFEKIIAAPADPILGLADSFRSDPRENKINLGIGVYKDETGKTPVLTTVKKAEKYLLENETTKNYLPISGIPEFGNVTQALLFGEQHPIISEKRARTAQAPGGTGALRIAADFIAQQTTAKRVWISNPTWPNHNNIFQTAGLEICNYDYYDAENHGLDFEGMLASLAKAQAGDVVLFHGCCHNPSGIDPTEEQWRQLAELSAEKGWLPVFDFAYQGFARGLEEDAQGLRLFAEKNPELIVASSYSKNFGLYNERVGACTIVTKDSDTAEKAFSQAKAIIRANYSNPPAHGASVVTTILSNPELKEEWVEELTTMRERIQRMRQLLVTTLQEKGAKQDFSFIIDQNGMFSFSGLNKEQVERLRAEYGIYIVGSGRINVAGLTLENMVPLCEAIVAVL; this is encoded by the coding sequence ATGTTTGAGAAAATCATTGCTGCACCAGCCGATCCTATTCTGGGTTTAGCTGATAGTTTCCGTTCTGATCCTCGTGAAAACAAAATTAACTTAGGGATTGGTGTTTACAAGGATGAAACAGGCAAAACCCCTGTTTTGACCACAGTTAAGAAAGCAGAAAAATACCTGTTAGAAAACGAAACCACTAAAAACTACCTTCCTATTAGCGGTATCCCTGAATTTGGCAATGTGACCCAAGCACTTTTGTTTGGTGAACAACATCCTATTATCTCTGAAAAACGCGCACGCACAGCTCAAGCCCCAGGTGGTACAGGTGCATTACGTATTGCTGCTGATTTTATTGCTCAACAAACCACTGCAAAACGTGTTTGGATAAGTAATCCAACTTGGCCTAACCATAATAATATTTTCCAAACTGCGGGTCTTGAGATCTGCAATTATGATTATTACGATGCAGAAAATCATGGGTTAGATTTTGAAGGCATGTTAGCAAGCCTTGCTAAAGCTCAAGCAGGTGATGTTGTTCTGTTCCACGGTTGCTGTCATAACCCAAGCGGTATTGATCCAACTGAAGAACAATGGCGCCAATTAGCTGAACTATCAGCAGAAAAAGGCTGGTTACCTGTTTTTGACTTTGCATATCAAGGTTTTGCTCGTGGTCTAGAAGAAGATGCACAAGGCTTACGCCTCTTTGCAGAAAAAAATCCTGAGCTTATTGTTGCAAGTTCATATTCTAAAAACTTCGGTCTTTACAATGAGCGTGTAGGTGCATGTACCATTGTCACCAAAGACAGTGATACTGCTGAAAAAGCCTTTAGCCAAGCAAAAGCAATTATTCGTGCAAACTACTCAAATCCACCAGCACACGGTGCTTCTGTAGTAACAACTATTCTTTCCAACCCAGAGTTAAAAGAAGAATGGGTTGAAGAGCTAACAACCATGCGTGAACGTATTCAGCGTATGCGTCAACTGTTAGTAACCACGCTACAAGAAAAAGGTGCTAAGCAAGACTTTAGCTTTATTATCGACCAAAATGGTATGTTCTCATTTAGTGGTTTAAATAAAGAGCAAGTTGAGCGTTTACGTGCTGAATACGGTATTTATATCGTGGGATCTGGTCGTATTAACGTTGCTGGTTTAACTCTTGAGAATATGGTTCCACTATGTGAAGCCATTGTTGCAGTACTCTAA
- a CDS encoding porin: MMKRNLLAVVIPALMFAGAANAAEMYNKDGNKVDIYGKVDVRHYFANKDSGEDGDASRARIGFKGETQINKDLVGFGRFEYEVKTNTTESENSSKTRFAYAGFKFADFGSLDYGRNYGVIYDTNAWTDVLPLWGGDSMAQTDVFMTSRTTGVLTYRNNNMFGYVDGLSFALQYQGKNNENTNNTRGSYNPQNPDSSTADVKANGDGFGFSTAYNLGWGVTLGGGYSSSARTAPQQHASLAGGERAEAWNFGGKFEANNVYLAAMYGETRNMTYFGKAKDGLVANKTQNIELTAQYDFKDLGIKPSLAYVQSKGKDLGRDIGATGYDNNQDLVKYISVGSFYKFNKNMTAVIDYKINLLDKNDFTKDANIATDNVVGLGLTYQF; encoded by the coding sequence ATGATGAAGCGCAATCTTCTTGCAGTGGTAATCCCAGCTTTAATGTTTGCTGGTGCAGCAAATGCAGCTGAAATGTATAACAAAGACGGCAACAAAGTAGACATCTACGGTAAAGTTGACGTTCGTCATTACTTCGCTAATAAAGACTCAGGTGAAGACGGTGATGCATCTCGTGCACGTATCGGCTTCAAAGGCGAAACTCAAATCAATAAAGATTTAGTTGGTTTCGGTCGTTTTGAATACGAAGTTAAAACTAACACAACTGAAAGCGAAAACTCTTCAAAAACTCGTTTCGCTTATGCTGGTTTTAAATTTGCTGACTTCGGTTCATTAGACTACGGTCGTAACTACGGTGTAATTTACGACACCAACGCATGGACAGACGTTCTGCCTTTATGGGGTGGCGACTCAATGGCACAAACTGATGTGTTCATGACTAGCCGTACTACTGGCGTTCTGACTTACCGTAACAACAACATGTTTGGTTATGTTGATGGCCTGAGCTTTGCTCTGCAATACCAAGGCAAAAACAACGAAAATACCAACAATACTCGTGGTTCTTATAACCCACAAAATCCAGATTCAAGCACCGCTGATGTAAAAGCCAATGGCGACGGTTTCGGTTTCTCTACAGCTTATAACTTAGGCTGGGGCGTAACACTGGGTGGTGGTTACTCTAGCTCTGCTCGTACAGCTCCACAACAACACGCTAGCTTAGCTGGTGGAGAGCGTGCTGAAGCATGGAACTTCGGTGGTAAATTCGAAGCTAACAATGTTTATTTAGCAGCAATGTACGGTGAAACCCGTAACATGACTTACTTTGGTAAAGCTAAAGATGGTTTAGTTGCTAATAAAACTCAAAATATCGAGTTAACAGCACAGTATGACTTTAAAGATTTAGGTATCAAACCTTCTTTAGCATATGTCCAATCTAAAGGTAAAGATTTAGGTCGTGATATTGGTGCTACTGGATATGATAACAATCAAGATTTAGTTAAATATATCTCTGTAGGTTCTTTCTACAAATTTAACAAAAACATGACTGCTGTGATTGATTATAAAATCAACCTGTTAGACAAAAATGATTTCACTAAAGATGCTAACATTGCAACTGACAACGTAGTTGGTTTAGGTCTGACTTATCAGTTCTAA
- the asnS gene encoding asparagine--tRNA ligase → MIVAPVVDVLQGRIAVGEDVTVRGWVRTRRDSKAGISFLTVYDGSCFNPVQAIINNNLPNYQDEVLHLTTGCSVEVTGKIVESPGQGQNFEIHATNVVVVGMVDDPETYPMAAKRHSIEYLREVAHLRPRTNLIGAVARVRHTLAQALHRFFDEQGFFWVSTPLITAADTEGAGEMFRVSTLDMNNLPRTDKGEVDFSEDFFGREAFLTVSGQLNGETYASALSKVYTFGPTFRAENSNTSRHLAEFWMVEPEVAFADLNDIAALAEKMLKYTFAAVLAERKDDMEFFAQRVDKDAITRLENFITSDFAQIDYTDAVTVLENCGEKFENPVYWGVDLSSEHERYLAEKHFKAPVVVKNYPKDIKAFYMRMNEDGKTVAAMDVLAPGIGEIIGGSQREERLDMFDKRLDEMGMSKEDYWWYRDLRRYGTVPHSGFGLGFERLVAYVTGVANVREVIPFPRTPRNADF, encoded by the coding sequence ATGATCGTTGCGCCTGTAGTCGACGTACTGCAAGGCCGTATCGCGGTTGGCGAAGACGTCACCGTTCGCGGTTGGGTACGTACAAGAAGAGATTCAAAAGCTGGTATCTCATTTCTTACCGTCTATGACGGTTCCTGCTTTAATCCAGTACAGGCCATCATTAATAATAATTTACCGAATTATCAAGATGAAGTGCTGCACTTAACCACAGGCTGTTCTGTGGAAGTCACCGGTAAAATTGTTGAATCTCCGGGCCAGGGACAGAACTTTGAAATTCATGCCACCAATGTTGTTGTGGTAGGAATGGTCGATGATCCGGAAACTTATCCGATGGCCGCCAAACGTCATAGTATTGAGTACCTACGTGAAGTTGCTCACCTACGTCCTCGTACTAACTTAATTGGTGCAGTTGCTCGTGTTCGTCACACATTAGCACAAGCACTACATCGTTTCTTCGATGAACAAGGCTTCTTCTGGGTTTCTACGCCACTGATCACAGCAGCTGATACAGAAGGTGCAGGTGAGATGTTCCGTGTCTCTACATTAGATATGAACAATCTGCCACGCACAGATAAAGGCGAAGTCGATTTCAGTGAAGACTTTTTTGGCCGTGAAGCGTTTTTAACTGTTTCTGGTCAGCTAAATGGTGAAACTTACGCTTCTGCATTAAGCAAAGTGTATACTTTCGGTCCAACATTCCGTGCTGAAAACTCAAATACCAGTCGCCACCTTGCTGAATTCTGGATGGTTGAGCCTGAAGTGGCATTTGCTGATCTTAACGATATCGCAGCACTTGCCGAAAAAATGCTGAAATACACCTTTGCGGCAGTGTTAGCAGAGCGTAAAGATGATATGGAATTCTTTGCACAACGTGTCGATAAAGACGCTATCACACGCTTAGAGAACTTTATCACTTCTGATTTTGCTCAAATCGATTATACCGATGCGGTCACTGTGCTTGAAAACTGTGGTGAGAAATTTGAAAACCCAGTTTATTGGGGTGTTGACCTCTCTTCTGAGCATGAGCGTTATCTTGCAGAGAAACACTTTAAAGCACCTGTTGTTGTGAAAAACTACCCGAAAGATATCAAAGCATTCTATATGCGTATGAATGAAGACGGTAAAACAGTTGCAGCAATGGACGTATTAGCGCCGGGAATTGGTGAAATCATCGGTGGTTCTCAACGTGAAGAGCGTTTAGATATGTTTGATAAACGTTTAGACGAAATGGGAATGAGCAAAGAAGACTACTGGTGGTATCGCGACCTGCGTCGTTATGGCACTGTACCTCATTCAGGATTTGGTTTAGGTTTTGAACGTTTAGTTGCTTATGTGACCGGTGTCGCAAACGTTCGTGAAGTTATTCCATTCCCACGCACACCAAGAAATGCAGATTTTTAA
- the pncB gene encoding nicotinate phosphoribosyltransferase: protein MILDATPIITSLLDTDAYKLHMQQAVYHHYSDIPVVAEFRCRSDERLGEYATTLRHQVNMMADLSLTNEEFDYLQSLPFFKDDYLQWFKHFRFKPEQVEISTTPENQLTIRITGPWREVILWEVPLLALVSEIVHRARSPQVTPDDAVNQLRKLIDIFYRDAAEQQIDLADFKLMDFGTRRRFSYDVQCAIVDELKNHFPYLIGTSNYHLAERMQLAPVGTQAHEWFQAHQQISPELANSQRAALQSWLDEYPDQLGIALTDCITMDAFLRDFDKTFAESYQGLRHDSGDPIEWGEKAIAHYEKLGIDPMSKVLVFSDSLDFQKALVLYKHFHKRIRLIFGIGTRLTCNIPEITPLNIVIKLVECNGKPVAKLSDSPGKTICEDNDFVDKLRKAFDVPLVKQAC, encoded by the coding sequence ATGATTTTAGACGCTACACCGATTATTACATCACTGTTGGATACCGATGCATATAAGCTCCACATGCAACAAGCGGTTTACCACCATTATAGTGATATTCCTGTCGTTGCTGAGTTCCGTTGCCGGAGTGATGAACGTCTAGGTGAATATGCAACAACCTTACGCCATCAAGTTAATATGATGGCAGACCTGTCATTAACGAATGAAGAATTTGACTATCTTCAGAGTCTCCCCTTTTTCAAAGATGACTATCTGCAATGGTTTAAGCATTTCCGTTTTAAACCAGAACAAGTCGAAATTTCAACAACACCTGAAAACCAACTAACGATCAGAATAACAGGCCCTTGGCGTGAAGTTATTCTATGGGAAGTTCCTTTGTTGGCTTTAGTGAGTGAAATTGTACATCGTGCTCGCTCGCCTCAAGTCACTCCTGACGATGCAGTTAATCAACTACGTAAATTAATTGATATCTTCTACCGTGATGCTGCTGAGCAACAGATTGACTTAGCTGATTTCAAATTGATGGATTTTGGCACTCGTCGCCGTTTTTCTTATGATGTTCAGTGTGCCATTGTGGATGAGCTGAAAAATCATTTTCCCTATCTTATTGGTACAAGTAACTATCATTTAGCTGAACGGATGCAATTAGCCCCAGTGGGTACACAGGCTCACGAGTGGTTTCAAGCTCATCAACAGATTAGCCCTGAACTAGCAAACAGCCAGCGCGCCGCCTTGCAGTCTTGGTTAGATGAATATCCAGATCAATTAGGTATTGCATTAACAGATTGCATTACAATGGATGCGTTTTTGCGTGATTTTGATAAAACCTTTGCAGAGAGCTACCAAGGTTTACGTCACGACTCAGGAGATCCAATTGAATGGGGTGAAAAAGCGATCGCGCATTACGAAAAATTGGGCATTGACCCAATGAGTAAAGTATTAGTCTTTTCTGATAGTCTCGATTTTCAAAAAGCACTGGTACTTTATAAACATTTCCATAAGCGTATTCGTTTGATCTTTGGTATTGGTACTCGACTTACTTGCAACATTCCTGAAATCACACCGCTTAATATTGTGATTAAGCTGGTGGAGTGTAATGGTAAGCCAGTTGCTAAATTATCAGATAGTCCAGGCAAAACCATTTGTGAAGACAATGACTTTGTTGACAAGCTACGCAAAGCCTTTGATGTTCCTTTGGTTAAACAAGCCTGTTAA
- the pepN gene encoding aminopeptidase N, producing the protein MTQQRIAKFRKDYRAPDYTITDLHLDFILDKENTQVTAISQCKRLNSNATALVLDGEDLTLKSIAVNDVAWTHYKEENGKLIIEQLPEQFTLKIVNEINPSANTALEGLYVSGDALCTQCEAEGFRHITYYLDRPDVLARYTTTITADKKQYPYLLSNGNRIAQGELDDGRHWVTWEDPHPKPSYLFAVVAGDFDVLRDTFITKSGREVALELFVDKGNLDRADWAMTSLKNAMAWDQSRFNLEYDLDIYMIVAVDFFNMGAMENKGLNVFNSKYVLAKSETATDKDYLGIESVIGHEYFHNWTGNRITCRDWFQLSLKEGLTVFRDQEFSSDLGSRSVNRINNVRVMRTAQFAEDASPMAHPIRPDSVIEMNNFYTLTVYEKGSEVIRMIHTLLGEEQFQAGIQMYIHRHDGSAATCDDFIQAMEDASNVDLTLFRRWYSQSGTPQLTVRDSYDANKKQYTLTVSQMTPSTADQTEKQPLHIPLDIELYDSKGNVIPLRSQGQTISNVLNVVREEQHFIFDDVPEQPIPSLLREFSAPVKLDYPFTDEQLSFLMKYARNAFSRWDAAQALLGRYIKENVARVQKGETCILPEMVVDAFRAVLLDKDIDPALAALILTLPTDVEAGESFSIIDPVAIHKALGFIRKTLATEMADEFSAVYHSMHIGAYRVDHDDIAKRDLRNVCLGYLAVENEQTGNKLVDAQYHNSDNMTDALAALSAAVMAQLPCKDALLQEFDDKWHQDGLVMDKWFSLQAMSPATDVLQTVRSLLSHRSFTLANPNRTRALIGAFVNNNPVAFHAEDGSGYLLLTEILTDLNSRNPQVASRLIEPFIRLKRYDATRQEKMRTELLKLKELENLSGDLYEKITKALAD; encoded by the coding sequence ATGACACAACAAAGAATCGCGAAATTTCGCAAAGATTATCGTGCCCCTGACTACACAATCACCGATTTACATCTTGATTTTATCTTAGATAAAGAAAACACTCAGGTTACAGCGATCAGTCAATGTAAACGTCTAAACTCAAATGCAACAGCATTGGTATTAGATGGTGAAGACTTAACATTAAAGTCAATTGCAGTAAATGATGTTGCTTGGACACACTATAAAGAAGAAAACGGCAAACTCATCATTGAACAATTGCCAGAGCAATTTACATTAAAAATTGTTAACGAGATTAATCCATCGGCTAATACAGCATTAGAAGGGCTGTATGTTTCTGGTGATGCATTATGTACACAGTGCGAAGCTGAAGGCTTCCGCCATATTACCTACTATTTAGATAGACCGGATGTGTTAGCTCGTTACACCACAACAATTACCGCAGACAAAAAACAGTATCCTTATTTATTGTCAAATGGTAACCGTATTGCACAAGGTGAACTTGATGATGGCCGTCATTGGGTAACATGGGAAGATCCACATCCAAAACCAAGTTATTTATTTGCGGTAGTGGCGGGTGACTTTGATGTATTACGAGATACTTTTATCACCAAAAGCGGTCGTGAAGTCGCTTTAGAGCTTTTTGTTGATAAAGGTAATTTAGATCGTGCCGATTGGGCAATGACATCATTGAAAAATGCGATGGCATGGGATCAATCTCGCTTTAATTTAGAATACGATCTCGATATCTATATGATAGTCGCTGTTGACTTCTTTAATATGGGTGCGATGGAGAATAAAGGACTGAATGTCTTTAACTCTAAATATGTACTAGCCAAAAGTGAAACGGCAACGGACAAAGATTATTTAGGAATTGAGTCTGTTATTGGTCATGAATATTTCCATAACTGGACAGGTAACCGTATCACTTGTCGTGATTGGTTCCAGTTAAGCCTAAAAGAAGGTTTAACGGTTTTCCGTGATCAAGAATTTAGCTCTGATTTAGGCTCTCGTTCTGTTAATCGTATCAATAATGTACGGGTGATGCGTACTGCTCAGTTCGCCGAAGATGCAAGCCCTATGGCGCATCCAATTCGTCCTGACAGTGTGATCGAAATGAACAACTTCTATACTTTAACGGTATATGAAAAAGGTTCGGAAGTGATCCGAATGATCCACACCTTATTAGGCGAAGAGCAATTCCAAGCTGGCATTCAAATGTATATTCATCGTCATGATGGTAGTGCTGCAACTTGTGACGATTTTATTCAAGCAATGGAAGATGCCTCTAATGTTGATCTGACTTTATTCCGTCGTTGGTATAGCCAATCAGGTACGCCACAACTGACAGTTCGTGATAGTTATGATGCTAATAAAAAGCAATACACTTTAACTGTTAGTCAAATGACGCCATCGACAGCAGATCAAACTGAAAAACAGCCGTTACATATTCCATTAGATATTGAATTGTATGATAGCAAAGGCAATGTGATCCCACTGCGTTCACAAGGTCAAACTATTTCTAATGTATTAAATGTGGTACGTGAAGAGCAACACTTTATCTTTGACGATGTGCCAGAACAACCGATCCCATCTTTATTACGTGAATTCTCTGCGCCTGTAAAACTAGACTATCCATTTACGGATGAGCAACTCTCATTCTTAATGAAATATGCACGTAATGCATTTTCACGTTGGGATGCAGCCCAAGCATTATTAGGCCGCTATATAAAAGAAAATGTTGCTCGAGTTCAAAAGGGTGAAACCTGCATTTTGCCTGAAATGGTGGTTGATGCTTTCCGTGCAGTATTACTTGATAAAGATATTGATCCGGCATTAGCTGCACTTATTCTGACATTACCAACAGATGTTGAAGCGGGCGAATCATTTAGTATTATTGATCCTGTCGCTATCCATAAAGCGCTTGGTTTTATCCGTAAAACACTGGCAACTGAAATGGCCGATGAATTTTCTGCTGTTTATCATTCAATGCATATTGGTGCTTATCGTGTTGATCATGATGATATTGCAAAACGTGATTTACGTAATGTTTGCTTAGGTTATTTAGCAGTTGAAAATGAGCAAACAGGCAACAAACTTGTTGATGCGCAATATCACAACAGCGATAACATGACCGACGCGCTAGCCGCACTTAGCGCTGCTGTAATGGCTCAGTTACCTTGCAAAGATGCGTTATTACAAGAATTCGATGATAAATGGCATCAAGACGGTTTAGTGATGGATAAATGGTTTAGTTTACAAGCCATGAGTCCAGCAACAGATGTGTTACAGACAGTACGTAGTCTGTTATCTCATCGCTCATTTACACTTGCAAACCCTAACCGTACTCGTGCGTTAATTGGCGCATTTGTAAATAATAACCCAGTCGCTTTCCACGCTGAAGATGGTTCTGGTTACTTATTATTGACAGAAATTCTGACTGACTTAAATAGCCGTAATCCACAAGTTGCATCACGTCTTATTGAGCCGTTTATCCGTCTCAAACGTTATGATGCAACACGCCAAGAAAAAATGCGTACAGAGTTATTAAAACTGAAAGAACTTGAGAATTTATCAGGTGATTTATATGAGAAAATCACCAAAGCTTTAGCTGATTAA
- the pyrD gene encoding quinone-dependent dihydroorotate dehydrogenase yields MYYSLVRKALFRLDPERAHDFTFRQLKRLSHSPFQFLIQQSLPSKPVSCMGLSFKNPLGLAAGLDKNGDCIDALGAMGFGFIEVGTVTPRPQVGNDKPRLFRLVEAEGLINRMGFNNLGVDNLIENVKQSRYGGVLGINIGKNKDTPVEQGKDDYLICMEKVYAHAGYIAINISSPNTPGLRTLQYGEALDDLLSAIKNKQLELQGKYQKYVPVAVKIAPDLTHEELIQIADSLVRHHIDGVIATNTTLDKSLVSGLDHCNEAGGLSGRPVQSKSTQIIRQLNEELKGALPIIGVGGIDSLTAAREKMDAGASLIQVYSGFIYQGPALIKSIINHI; encoded by the coding sequence ATGTATTATTCCTTAGTAAGGAAGGCATTGTTCCGGCTAGATCCTGAACGAGCCCATGATTTTACCTTCCGTCAGTTAAAACGTTTATCTCATTCCCCATTTCAATTTCTTATTCAGCAGTCACTTCCTTCAAAACCCGTTTCCTGTATGGGACTCTCATTTAAAAATCCACTTGGTCTTGCTGCCGGTCTTGATAAAAACGGTGATTGTATAGATGCATTGGGTGCAATGGGATTTGGTTTTATTGAAGTTGGTACGGTGACACCTCGTCCTCAAGTAGGAAATGACAAACCTCGTTTATTTCGCTTAGTGGAAGCTGAAGGCTTAATTAACCGAATGGGCTTTAATAACCTTGGCGTCGATAACTTAATTGAAAATGTAAAACAATCTCGTTATGGTGGCGTACTGGGGATTAATATCGGTAAAAATAAAGATACCCCAGTAGAGCAAGGTAAAGATGATTATCTGATTTGTATGGAAAAAGTCTATGCTCATGCCGGTTATATCGCAATCAATATCTCATCACCAAATACCCCCGGTTTGCGTACTCTACAATACGGTGAAGCATTAGACGATCTGCTATCAGCAATTAAAAATAAACAATTAGAGTTGCAGGGAAAATACCAAAAATATGTTCCTGTTGCTGTTAAAATTGCACCTGATTTAACACATGAAGAATTAATTCAAATTGCAGATAGCTTAGTCCGTCACCATATTGATGGTGTTATTGCGACAAATACCACATTAGATAAATCATTAGTCAGTGGATTAGATCACTGTAATGAAGCAGGGGGATTAAGTGGTCGCCCGGTACAATCAAAAAGTACACAAATAATTCGCCAATTAAATGAAGAATTAAAAGGTGCATTACCTATTATTGGCGTTGGTGGAATTGATTCATTAACAGCAGCCAGAGAAAAAATGGATGCAGGTGCTTCTCTTATTCAAGTCTATTCAGGATTCATTTATCAAGGTCCTGCACTTATCAAATCTATAATTAATCATATCTAA
- a CDS encoding cell division protein ZapC, which yields MIIKPDDRWRWYFDVEQQKLMLDLANGMVFRSRFPSKMLSESARQSASFTVDDAALYYGYDEQIRQIDMPSESRAELALNALIAHRFLKPLMPKSWYFEVNNNQINPYLSQVVEASLKEKDEIALFLVIEVGAQACLCLLAQPQLTLFDRTLNFCDPIKIMNDRLSNYHKESESGSFLYEKVI from the coding sequence GTGATAATAAAACCCGATGATCGCTGGCGTTGGTATTTTGATGTTGAGCAACAAAAATTAATGCTTGATTTAGCAAATGGTATGGTTTTTCGTTCCCGCTTTCCAAGCAAAATGTTGAGTGAAAGTGCTCGGCAATCAGCATCTTTTACCGTCGATGATGCAGCTCTTTATTATGGATACGATGAGCAAATTCGACAAATAGATATGCCATCAGAATCAAGAGCTGAATTAGCTTTAAATGCATTAATAGCCCATCGCTTTTTAAAGCCACTGATGCCTAAGAGTTGGTATTTTGAAGTTAACAATAATCAAATCAACCCTTATTTATCTCAAGTGGTAGAAGCTTCATTAAAGGAAAAAGACGAAATAGCTCTTTTTTTAGTGATTGAAGTGGGGGCTCAAGCTTGTTTATGTTTATTAGCTCAACCGCAGTTAACATTATTTGATAGAACACTTAATTTTTGTGACCCAATAAAAATTATGAATGATAGGTTAAGCAATTACCATAAAGAGTCAGAGTCAGGATCATTTTTGTACGAGAAAGTTATTTAA